In Lysobacter lycopersici, a genomic segment contains:
- a CDS encoding VOC family protein: MSHRSRLAGFIIDCNVENLDAAADFWSQALGCSIADRDAGDDTAEYQMFGDTPGDLHIEVQKVAHPSRVHLDIEADDVDAEADRLERLGAKKIAFVKRWWVMEAPTGQRFCVVRMKHPERGAPAKEWP, encoded by the coding sequence ATGTCCCACCGCAGCCGCCTCGCCGGTTTCATCATCGACTGCAACGTCGAAAACCTCGACGCAGCCGCGGATTTCTGGTCGCAGGCGCTGGGTTGCAGCATCGCCGATCGCGACGCGGGCGACGACACCGCCGAATACCAGATGTTCGGCGACACGCCCGGCGACCTGCATATCGAAGTGCAGAAGGTGGCGCATCCCTCGCGCGTGCACCTCGACATCGAGGCCGACGACGTCGATGCGGAAGCGGATCGCCTCGAGAGACTCGGCGCGAAGAAAATCGCGTTCGTGAAGCGCTGGTGGGTGATGGAAGCGCCGACCGGCCAGCGCTTCTGCGTGGTCAGGATGAAGCATCCCGAGCGCGGCGCCCCGGCGAAAGAATGGCCCTGA
- a CDS encoding OprO/OprP family phosphate-selective porin — translation MPMHRPLAVSALALALAATIAPAHAADPTNAELLARIAALEQRIAVLEGNGSATADVDQRLRVVERNQELQAEADATKAAATPVVSLGEKGLSVKSADNAFEVKFRGLVQGDGRTWFGDDKFPQNDTFLLRRAEATIDGTWGPLVGFRLNGQFAGDSATVQDAYVDLKFDPRATLRVGKTKTPIGLERLQSSASTGEIELGFPSELAPGRDIGVQLQGEFQSGASYQLGVYNGAPDGRDGATTNPDDDFELAGRLFFEPWKNDANALSGLGFGLAASTGDKHGNGNNFLPRYRTPGQVQVFGYLGDVNANGAQTRISPQAYYYKGRFGLLGEYIVSKQDVAAPARSAEATLSNRAWQLLGGVVLTGEDAGYKGVVKPDHPFTLNGPGWGAFELVARYGRLMIDDDAFPLFADPAKSVAGESGWGLALNWYLTSNFKLVANYTQTRFDAALGAVEREDEKAFFTRAQFSF, via the coding sequence ATGCCTATGCATCGCCCCTTGGCCGTGTCCGCGCTCGCGCTGGCACTCGCCGCAACCATCGCACCGGCACACGCCGCCGATCCCACCAACGCCGAATTGCTGGCCCGCATCGCCGCGCTCGAACAGCGCATCGCCGTGCTGGAAGGCAACGGCAGCGCCACCGCCGACGTCGACCAGCGCCTGCGCGTGGTCGAACGCAACCAGGAACTGCAGGCCGAGGCGGACGCCACCAAGGCCGCGGCCACGCCGGTCGTCAGCCTCGGCGAAAAAGGCCTGTCGGTGAAGTCCGCCGACAATGCCTTCGAAGTGAAATTCCGCGGCCTCGTCCAGGGCGACGGCCGTACCTGGTTCGGCGACGACAAATTCCCGCAGAACGACACCTTCCTGCTGCGCCGCGCCGAGGCGACCATCGACGGCACCTGGGGCCCGCTGGTCGGCTTCCGCCTCAATGGGCAGTTCGCCGGCGACAGCGCCACCGTCCAGGATGCCTACGTCGACCTGAAGTTCGATCCGCGCGCAACGCTGCGCGTCGGCAAGACCAAGACCCCGATCGGGCTGGAACGCCTCCAGTCCAGCGCCTCGACCGGCGAGATCGAACTCGGCTTCCCGTCCGAACTCGCGCCCGGGCGCGACATCGGCGTGCAGTTGCAGGGCGAATTCCAATCCGGCGCGAGCTATCAACTTGGCGTCTATAACGGCGCACCCGACGGCCGCGACGGCGCCACGACCAACCCCGACGACGATTTCGAACTCGCCGGCCGGCTGTTCTTCGAACCGTGGAAGAACGACGCGAACGCGCTGTCCGGACTCGGCTTCGGCCTTGCCGCCAGCACCGGCGACAAGCATGGCAACGGCAACAACTTCCTGCCGCGCTATCGCACGCCGGGGCAGGTGCAGGTCTTCGGCTACCTCGGCGACGTCAACGCCAATGGCGCACAGACGCGCATTTCCCCGCAGGCGTACTACTACAAGGGCCGCTTCGGCCTGCTCGGCGAATACATCGTGTCGAAGCAGGACGTCGCCGCGCCCGCGCGCTCGGCCGAGGCCACGCTTTCCAACCGCGCATGGCAGTTGCTCGGCGGCGTCGTGCTGACCGGCGAGGACGCGGGCTACAAGGGCGTGGTCAAGCCCGACCACCCATTCACGCTCAACGGCCCGGGCTGGGGCGCGTTCGAACTCGTCGCCCGCTACGGCCGGCTGATGATCGACGACGACGCCTTCCCGCTGTTCGCCGACCCGGCCAAGTCGGTCGCCGGCGAAAGCGGCTGGGGCCTGGCCCTGAACTGGTACCTGACCAGCAACTTCAAATTGGTCGCGAACTACACCCAGACCCGGTTCGACGCCGCCCTCGGCGCCGTGGAGCGCGAGGACGAGAAGGCGTTCTTCACCCGCGCACAGTTTTCCTTCTGA
- a CDS encoding alpha-ketoacid dehydrogenase subunit beta — protein sequence MSAQPITLIEAITQALAYEMKHDDAVVVLGEDVGVNGGVFRATAGLQQQFGDQRVLDTPLDETTIAGLTVGMASQGMKPVAEAQFDGFMYPMVDFIVCHAARMRYRTRGRLHCPMVLRVPWGGGIRAPEHHSEANESIFTNVPGLRVVMPSSPQRAYGLLLAAIRDPDPVIYMEPKRIYRQYKELVPDDGEALPLDVCYVLRDGSDVTLVTWGAQVKETLEAAEKLAAEGINAEVIDVATLKPLDFPTIAESVAKTGRCVIVHEAAKTAGFGAEVAARVAEECLFDLLAPVERVTGYDTHIPLFRLEMKYLPSVDKIVAAAKRAMAHS from the coding sequence ATGAGCGCGCAACCCATCACGCTCATCGAAGCGATCACCCAGGCGCTCGCCTACGAGATGAAGCACGACGATGCGGTCGTCGTGCTCGGCGAGGACGTCGGCGTCAACGGCGGCGTGTTCCGCGCCACCGCCGGCCTGCAACAGCAGTTCGGCGACCAGCGCGTGCTCGACACGCCGCTGGACGAAACCACGATCGCGGGGCTCACCGTCGGCATGGCCTCGCAGGGCATGAAGCCGGTGGCCGAAGCGCAGTTCGACGGTTTCATGTACCCGATGGTGGACTTCATCGTCTGCCACGCCGCGCGCATGCGCTATCGCACCCGCGGCCGCCTGCACTGCCCGATGGTGCTGCGCGTGCCGTGGGGCGGCGGCATCCGCGCGCCGGAGCACCATTCCGAAGCGAACGAATCCATCTTCACCAACGTACCCGGCTTGCGCGTGGTGATGCCCTCCTCGCCGCAACGCGCCTACGGCCTGCTGCTCGCCGCGATCCGCGACCCGGATCCGGTGATCTACATGGAACCCAAGCGCATCTACCGCCAGTACAAGGAACTCGTCCCCGACGACGGTGAAGCGCTGCCGCTGGACGTGTGCTACGTGCTGCGCGACGGCAGCGACGTGACGCTGGTGACCTGGGGCGCACAGGTGAAGGAAACGCTGGAAGCGGCGGAGAAACTCGCGGCCGAAGGCATCAACGCCGAAGTCATCGACGTCGCCACGCTCAAGCCGCTCGACTTCCCCACCATCGCCGAATCGGTGGCCAAGACCGGGCGCTGCGTGATCGTGCACGAAGCGGCGAAGACCGCCGGCTTCGGTGCCGAAGTCGCCGCGCGCGTCGCCGAGGAATGCCTGTTCGACCTGCTCGCGCCGGTCGAGCGCGTCACCGGCTACGACACCCACATCCCGCTGTTCCGCCTCGAGATGAAGTACCTGCCGAGCGTGGACAAGATCGTCGCCGCCGCCAAGCGCGCGATGGCCCATTCGTAA
- a CDS encoding tryptophan--tRNA ligase, translating to MSKTRVLTGITTSGTPHLGNYVGAIRPAIAASRAPDAESFYFLADYHALVKVAEPARVQRSTLEIAAAWLACGLDPSKVWFYRQSDIPEIPELTWFLTCVAGKGLLNRAHAYKAAVDRNRAEQLDDDAGITAGLFMYPVLMAADILLFNAHKVPVGRDQVQHIEMARDFGQRFNHLYGEHFTLPEAAVEEQVATLPGLDGRKMSKSYDNTIPLFAPRAELKKLIAGIVTDSRAPGEAKGTEGSALFQLYQAFASSEETATFAQDFADGIGWGDAKQKLFERIDAEVAPLRDKYEALIAKPADIEAILRDGAARLRAQYAAPTLARLREAVGLRDLSTTVVAESKVAAKKDVALPLFKQYREADGKFYFKFAQGERLLLQSAGFDSPRDAGQRIAAIKAGHYDASDPRVLRAEGVDEDDVQAALAALAEAEESKS from the coding sequence ATGAGCAAAACCCGCGTCCTCACCGGCATCACCACCTCCGGCACGCCTCACCTCGGCAACTACGTCGGCGCGATCCGTCCCGCGATCGCCGCCTCGCGTGCGCCGGATGCGGAGAGCTTCTATTTCCTCGCCGACTACCACGCGCTGGTGAAGGTGGCCGAGCCCGCGCGCGTGCAGCGCAGCACGCTGGAGATCGCCGCGGCATGGTTGGCCTGCGGGCTGGATCCGTCGAAAGTCTGGTTCTACCGCCAGAGCGACATCCCCGAGATCCCGGAACTGACCTGGTTCCTGACCTGCGTCGCCGGCAAGGGCCTGCTCAACCGCGCGCACGCCTACAAGGCGGCGGTGGACCGCAATCGCGCCGAGCAACTCGACGACGATGCCGGCATCACCGCGGGATTGTTCATGTACCCGGTGCTGATGGCCGCGGACATCCTGCTGTTCAACGCGCACAAGGTGCCGGTGGGCCGCGACCAGGTGCAGCACATCGAGATGGCGCGCGATTTCGGCCAGCGCTTCAACCATCTCTACGGCGAGCACTTCACGCTTCCCGAAGCGGCGGTCGAGGAACAGGTGGCGACGCTGCCCGGGCTCGACGGCCGCAAGATGTCCAAGAGCTACGACAACACCATCCCGCTGTTCGCGCCGCGCGCGGAACTGAAGAAGCTGATTGCCGGCATCGTCACCGATTCGCGCGCGCCGGGCGAAGCCAAGGGCACCGAAGGCTCCGCACTGTTCCAGCTTTACCAGGCCTTCGCGTCGAGCGAGGAAACCGCGACGTTCGCGCAGGATTTCGCAGACGGCATCGGCTGGGGCGATGCCAAGCAGAAACTGTTCGAACGCATCGATGCGGAAGTCGCACCGTTGCGCGACAAGTACGAAGCCTTGATCGCGAAGCCTGCCGACATCGAGGCGATCCTGCGCGATGGTGCGGCGCGCCTGCGTGCGCAATACGCGGCGCCGACCCTGGCGCGCTTGCGCGAAGCGGTGGGCCTGCGCGATTTGTCGACGACCGTCGTCGCGGAATCGAAAGTCGCGGCGAAGAAGGACGTGGCGCTGCCGCTGTTCAAGCAGTACCGCGAAGCCGACGGTAAGTTTTACTTCAAGTTCGCGCAGGGCGAACGCCTGCTGTTGCAGAGCGCGGGCTTCGATTCGCCGCGCGATGCGGGACAGCGCATCGCCGCGATCAAGGCGGGGCATTACGACGCCTCCGATCCGCGGGTGCTGCGTGCGGAAGGAGTGGACGAGGACGACGTGCAGGCGGCACTCGCCGCGCTGGCCGAAGCCGAGGAAAGCAAATCGTGA
- a CDS encoding dihydrolipoamide acetyltransferase family protein yields MSKQFLLPDLGEGLPDATIVEWYVKVGDIIKLDENLVSMETAKAVVDVPSPVSGKVLKLAGNAGDIIVTGTMLAEFEVDPSLPQRAEGQDTGHHHGPSVGGPSGPTTAPAVAAAASNSQTAVQPAPTKSEDAGTVVGAMQVGNAVVSEAAVAVGGVKAVPAVRAMARKLGVDIARVRASGPDGTVTMQDVKQAAADGSAKAGATAPAPARAGAQVAPAQTPAPAARSTLSQSGKPMRTQPPGVAATGQPEQLKGVRRNMARVMADAHAQVVPTTLVDDADLHAWLGKQDITARLVRAIVAACKTVPALNAWFDGANLTCTQHPHVDLGIAVDTDDGLFVPALRNADMLDGNGVRAAIKRLRAQVEDRSIPATELSGYTISLSNFGMFAGRYATPVVVPPCVAIVGAGKLSHDVVAVMGGIEVHRRMPISLTFDHRACTGGEAARFLAALLDDLAQPN; encoded by the coding sequence ATGAGCAAGCAATTCCTGTTGCCCGACCTCGGCGAAGGCCTGCCGGACGCAACCATCGTCGAGTGGTACGTCAAGGTCGGCGACATCATCAAGCTCGATGAGAACCTCGTGTCGATGGAAACCGCGAAGGCGGTGGTCGACGTGCCGTCGCCGGTCAGCGGCAAGGTGCTGAAGCTCGCCGGCAACGCGGGCGACATCATCGTCACCGGCACGATGCTCGCCGAATTCGAAGTCGATCCCTCGCTGCCGCAGCGCGCGGAAGGCCAGGACACCGGCCATCACCACGGTCCTTCTGTGGGAGGGCCTTCAGGCCCGACGACAGCTCCTGCAGTCGCGGCGGCCGCTTCTAACAGCCAGACGGCTGTTCAACCCGCTCCCACAAAAAGCGAAGACGCCGGCACCGTGGTCGGCGCGATGCAGGTCGGCAACGCGGTGGTGAGCGAAGCCGCGGTCGCGGTCGGCGGGGTGAAGGCGGTGCCCGCGGTGCGCGCGATGGCGCGCAAGCTCGGCGTGGACATCGCCCGCGTGCGCGCGTCCGGACCGGACGGCACCGTGACCATGCAGGACGTGAAGCAGGCCGCCGCCGATGGTTCGGCGAAAGCTGGTGCAACGGCACCTGCGCCTGCTCGCGCTGGAGCGCAGGTCGCTCCTGCACAGACACCCGCACCCGCCGCACGCAGCACGCTCTCGCAATCCGGCAAGCCGATGCGCACGCAGCCGCCGGGCGTGGCCGCGACCGGCCAACCGGAACAGTTGAAGGGCGTGCGCCGCAACATGGCGCGGGTCATGGCCGACGCGCACGCGCAAGTCGTGCCGACCACGCTGGTCGACGATGCCGATCTGCACGCATGGCTCGGCAAGCAGGACATCACCGCGCGCCTCGTTCGCGCGATCGTCGCGGCGTGCAAGACCGTGCCCGCGTTGAACGCGTGGTTCGACGGCGCCAACCTCACCTGCACCCAGCATCCGCACGTGGACCTCGGCATCGCGGTCGATACCGACGACGGCCTGTTCGTGCCCGCGCTGCGCAACGCCGACATGCTCGACGGCAACGGCGTGCGCGCCGCGATCAAGCGCCTGCGCGCGCAGGTCGAGGACCGTTCGATCCCGGCCACGGAACTGTCCGGCTACACGATTTCGCTCTCCAACTTCGGCATGTTCGCCGGCCGCTATGCGACGCCGGTGGTGGTGCCGCCGTGCGTGGCCATCGTCGGCGCCGGCAAGCTGTCGCACGACGTGGTCGCGGTGATGGGCGGCATCGAAGTGCACCGCCGCATGCCGATCTCGCTGACCTTCGACCATCGCGCATGCACCGGCGGCGAGGCGGCGCGTTTCCTCGCGGCGTTGCTGGACGACCTCGCGCAACCCAACTAA
- a CDS encoding RrF2 family transcriptional regulator — translation MLTNKAKYGLRAMCALQGGEGRWLQARAIAARANVPEKFLEAILVELRKAGFVESRRGHMGGHALARPAEEIMVGDLIRAIDGPLAPVRCASMTAYEPCSDCSDPEHCAVRELMRETRAALSGVLDQCSLKTLTERTQQAAWMQAVDGDAA, via the coding sequence ATGCTGACGAACAAGGCCAAATACGGGCTCCGCGCGATGTGTGCCCTGCAGGGTGGCGAAGGCCGCTGGCTGCAGGCGCGCGCCATCGCCGCGCGCGCCAACGTGCCGGAGAAGTTCCTTGAAGCCATCCTCGTGGAACTGCGCAAGGCCGGTTTCGTCGAGAGCCGCCGCGGCCACATGGGCGGCCACGCGCTGGCCCGGCCGGCCGAAGAAATCATGGTCGGTGACTTGATCCGCGCCATCGACGGCCCGCTCGCCCCGGTGCGCTGCGCCAGCATGACCGCCTACGAACCCTGCAGCGACTGCAGCGACCCCGAACACTGCGCGGTGCGCGAGCTGATGCGCGAAACCCGTGCCGCGCTGTCCGGGGTGCTCGACCAGTGCAGCCTCAAGACCTTGACCGAACGCACCCAGCAAGCTGCGTGGATGCAAGCCGTTGACGGAGACGCCGCATGA
- a CDS encoding CsbD family protein: protein MNKDIIAGKWTQLKGQAQARWGNLTDDDFKVAQGDATYLAGKLQERYGWDQDRAQREVDEFQKSLH, encoded by the coding sequence ATGAACAAGGACATTATCGCCGGCAAGTGGACCCAGCTGAAGGGACAGGCCCAGGCACGCTGGGGCAACCTCACCGACGACGACTTCAAGGTCGCCCAGGGCGACGCGACCTACCTCGCCGGCAAGTTGCAGGAACGCTATGGCTGGGATCAGGACCGCGCGCAGCGCGAAGTCGACGAATTCCAGAAATCCCTGCACTAG
- the rocF gene encoding arginase, producing the protein MRSHPPVSLIGVPTDIGAGDRGARMGPEALRLAGLGEALAARGVDVADRGNLAGPDNPWLPPRDGYRHLDEVVAWNRLAMDAIHAELKLGRLPIMLGGDHCLGIGSITAVARHCRETGKNLRVLWLDAHADFNTHEVTPSGNIHGMPVACLCGIGPDALTNLGGSAPAISPSQVRQIGIRSVDEGEKRLVKEHRIDVYDMRYIDEVGMKRAMEQALHGVDADTHLHVSFDVDFLDPSIAPGVGTTVPGGPGYREAQLVMEMIADSGRMGSLDIVELNPALDHRNGTAMLAVDLVESLFGKSTLMRD; encoded by the coding sequence ATGCGCAGCCATCCGCCGGTTTCCCTCATCGGCGTTCCCACCGACATCGGCGCCGGCGACCGCGGCGCGCGCATGGGGCCCGAAGCCCTGCGCCTGGCAGGGCTGGGCGAAGCGCTGGCCGCGCGCGGGGTCGACGTGGCCGACCGAGGCAACCTCGCAGGACCGGACAACCCGTGGCTGCCGCCCCGCGACGGCTACCGCCACCTCGACGAAGTCGTGGCCTGGAACCGCCTCGCGATGGACGCGATCCACGCCGAGCTGAAGCTGGGCCGCCTGCCGATCATGCTCGGCGGCGACCATTGCCTGGGCATCGGGTCGATCACCGCGGTCGCGCGCCATTGCCGCGAGACCGGCAAGAACCTGCGCGTGCTGTGGCTGGACGCGCACGCCGACTTCAACACCCACGAAGTCACGCCCTCGGGCAACATCCACGGCATGCCGGTCGCCTGCCTGTGCGGCATCGGCCCCGATGCGTTGACGAACCTCGGCGGCAGCGCACCGGCGATCTCCCCCTCGCAGGTGCGGCAGATCGGCATCCGTTCGGTCGATGAAGGCGAGAAGCGGCTGGTGAAGGAACACCGCATCGACGTCTACGACATGCGTTACATCGACGAGGTCGGGATGAAGCGCGCGATGGAACAGGCGCTGCACGGCGTCGACGCCGACACCCACCTGCACGTCAGCTTCGACGTCGATTTCCTCGATCCGTCGATCGCGCCCGGCGTCGGCACCACCGTGCCCGGCGGCCCGGGCTACCGCGAGGCGCAGCTGGTGATGGAGATGATCGCCGACAGCGGCCGCATGGGTTCGCTCGACATCGTCGAGCTCAATCCGGCGCTCGACCATCGCAACGGCACCGCGATGCTCGCGGTCGACCTGGTCGAAAGCCTGTTCGGCAAGTCGACCTTGATGCGCGACTGA
- the pdhA gene encoding pyruvate dehydrogenase (acetyl-transferring) E1 component subunit alpha, with protein sequence MTTAATFEIEYLQYLKPDGTLAGKLPPAVKDAKALLPLFKQMLFVRTFDTKAIALQRTGKLGTYAACLGHEATHVGIGASMKPEDVFAPSYREYGAQFMRGVKPRDVLMYWGGDERGNDFEVPRNDYPWCVPISTQCLMAAGAALSFKLRKQPRIAVSCCGDGGSSKTDFYAAVNSAGAYSLPLVLCVINNGWAISVPRKAQTGAQTLAQKGLAGGLACLQVDGNDLVAVLEAMRRATERARKGEGGTVIEFLTYRLHDHTTADDARRYRGEDEVKAAWEKEPFLRLRKFLVDQKLWDDAQEKAWVEECGKLVDVEINAYLETPVQPVEAMFDYLYGDMPADVLAQRDAAIAQEKRP encoded by the coding sequence ATGACCACCGCCGCCACGTTCGAAATCGAATACCTGCAATACCTCAAGCCCGACGGCACGCTTGCCGGCAAATTGCCGCCGGCGGTGAAGGATGCGAAGGCGCTGCTGCCGCTGTTCAAGCAGATGCTGTTCGTGCGTACCTTCGACACCAAGGCGATCGCCCTGCAGCGCACCGGCAAGCTCGGCACCTACGCAGCCTGTCTCGGCCACGAAGCCACCCACGTCGGCATCGGCGCGTCGATGAAGCCCGAGGACGTGTTCGCGCCCAGCTACCGCGAATACGGCGCGCAGTTCATGCGCGGGGTGAAGCCGCGCGACGTGCTGATGTACTGGGGCGGCGACGAGCGCGGCAACGATTTCGAAGTGCCGCGCAACGACTATCCCTGGTGCGTGCCGATTTCCACCCAATGCCTGATGGCGGCCGGTGCGGCGCTCTCGTTCAAGCTGCGCAAGCAGCCGCGCATCGCGGTGTCCTGCTGCGGCGACGGCGGTTCGTCCAAGACCGATTTCTACGCCGCGGTGAATTCCGCCGGCGCCTACTCGCTGCCGCTGGTGCTGTGCGTGATCAATAACGGCTGGGCGATCAGCGTGCCGCGCAAGGCGCAGACCGGCGCACAGACGCTGGCGCAGAAGGGCCTGGCCGGCGGCCTCGCATGCCTGCAGGTCGACGGCAACGACCTGGTCGCGGTGCTCGAGGCGATGCGCCGTGCGACCGAGCGCGCGCGCAAGGGCGAAGGCGGCACGGTGATCGAATTCCTCACCTACCGCCTGCACGACCACACCACCGCCGACGACGCGCGTCGCTACCGCGGCGAAGATGAAGTGAAGGCGGCGTGGGAGAAAGAACCGTTCCTGCGCCTGCGCAAGTTCCTCGTCGACCAGAAGCTGTGGGACGACGCTCAGGAAAAGGCCTGGGTCGAGGAATGCGGGAAATTGGTCGATGTCGAGATCAACGCCTACCTCGAAACCCCGGTGCAGCCGGTGGAGGCGATGTTCGACTACCTGTACGGCGACATGCCCGCGGACGTCCTCGCGCAACGCGATGCCGCGATCGCGCAGGAGAAGCGTCCATGA
- a CDS encoding entericidin A/B family lipoprotein, with protein sequence MKRLIAILMVACFSTAALTACNTMAGAGKDVQKVGEKVEQKAEDCKDAHC encoded by the coding sequence ATGAAGCGCCTGATTGCAATACTGATGGTTGCCTGCTTCTCGACCGCCGCGCTGACCGCGTGCAACACCATGGCCGGCGCCGGCAAGGACGTGCAGAAGGTCGGCGAGAAAGTCGAGCAGAAGGCCGAGGACTGCAAGGACGCGCACTGCTGA
- a CDS encoding YezD family protein, whose amino-acid sequence MTPSRSNTGRDAKRDDAATPTTAPILLEHEREVLEALRALQFGTLEITVHQSRIVQITRSEKVRF is encoded by the coding sequence ATGACCCCCAGCCGCAGCAACACCGGTCGCGACGCCAAGCGCGACGACGCCGCGACGCCGACCACGGCACCGATCCTGCTCGAACACGAGCGCGAGGTGCTGGAAGCATTGCGCGCGCTGCAGTTCGGCACGCTGGAAATCACCGTGCACCAGTCCCGCATCGTGCAGATCACGCGCAGCGAGAAAGTTCGCTTCTAG
- a CDS encoding sulfate ABC transporter substrate-binding protein — MKHRTFLAGLALALLAGSAGAANHELLNVSYDPTRELYADVNQAFAAQWKKQTGEDLTIRASHGGSGKQARAVIDGLEADVVTLALAADIDAIADKGKLLPANWQSRLPQNSTPYASTIVLLVRKGNPKKIHDWDDLVRPGVAVITPNPKTSGGARWNYLAAWAWASQQYRDGDKVLDYMTRLFKNVPVLDTGARGATTTFVERGIGDVLIAWENEALLTLNDPETRGKYEIVVPSLSIKAEPPVAWIDKNVARHGTRKQAEAYLRFLYSAEGQRLVAKHYYRPAEPDLVPAAERANFPTVKWVTIDGAFGGWKKAQATHFGDGGLFDKIMQAAR, encoded by the coding sequence ATGAAACACCGCACCTTCCTCGCGGGCCTGGCGCTCGCCCTGCTCGCCGGCAGCGCCGGCGCCGCCAACCACGAACTGTTGAACGTTTCCTACGACCCGACGCGCGAGCTGTACGCCGACGTCAACCAGGCCTTCGCCGCGCAATGGAAGAAACAGACCGGCGAAGACCTCACCATCCGCGCTTCGCACGGCGGCTCGGGCAAGCAGGCGCGCGCGGTGATCGACGGACTCGAGGCCGACGTCGTCACCCTCGCGCTGGCCGCCGACATCGACGCCATCGCCGACAAGGGCAAGCTGCTGCCGGCGAACTGGCAATCGCGGCTGCCGCAGAACAGCACGCCCTACGCCTCGACGATCGTGTTGCTGGTGCGCAAGGGCAATCCGAAGAAGATCCACGACTGGGACGACCTCGTGCGCCCGGGCGTGGCGGTGATCACGCCCAATCCCAAGACATCGGGCGGCGCACGCTGGAACTACCTCGCCGCATGGGCATGGGCCTCGCAGCAATACCGCGACGGCGACAAGGTGCTGGACTACATGACCAGGCTGTTCAAGAACGTGCCGGTACTCGACACCGGCGCGCGCGGCGCGACCACGACATTCGTGGAACGCGGCATCGGCGACGTGCTGATCGCCTGGGAGAACGAGGCGCTGTTGACCCTCAACGATCCCGAGACCCGCGGCAAGTACGAAATCGTGGTGCCTTCGCTCAGCATCAAGGCGGAACCGCCGGTGGCGTGGATCGACAAGAACGTCGCCAGGCACGGCACCCGCAAGCAGGCCGAGGCCTACCTGCGCTTCCTGTATTCGGCCGAAGGCCAGCGCCTGGTCGCGAAGCACTACTACCGCCCCGCCGAACCCGACCTGGTGCCGGCGGCCGAACGCGCGAATTTCCCGACCGTGAAGTGGGTGACCATCGACGGCGCCTTCGGCGGCTGGAAGAAGGCGCAGGCCACGCATTTCGGCGACGGCGGCCTGTTCGACAAGATCATGCAGGCCGCGCGCTGA